In Salisediminibacterium beveridgei, one DNA window encodes the following:
- a CDS encoding PEP/pyruvate-binding domain-containing protein, translating to MIIHFHTREAVSLKAAGGKGLNLVQMTAAGLNVPDGFILTTEAYNAFIEQNGLAKGIAEAVEHVQAADMAGLDQAAETIQQSIQKADVPDEIRSLIIEHYHELPQPLVAVRSSATAEDLPETSFAGQHDSFLNVEGEDALLQSVKNCWASLWNARAISYRINNRIPQSFPSLSLAVVVQCMADGDAAGVMFTANPLNNRRDQLFINASWGMGEAVVSGAVTPDQFILDKQTGTVVSSRIARKTVQIIRTESGNRQTEVPENQQTVASLTDIELKKLHELAGAVYRYYQEPMDTEWVLGRDGDIHIVQARPLTGLHPLVDGNDPIEEGLCFYFSFTRVSQGISVPFTPLGIDVQKLEMWGALKALGVNPGKSPKGFKTAAGRIYWDFTELIRNPKRAKKMADSFSLKDPVAGKVMMAFVARNEAELASKKGRLKLPPRLFAVSIRMAVRVFGAMISPEKAETRAKKLAEGHLKRMNRQALKAKTIPEKIAVVDTIMENAMRVILHQCAYMVPGMLAEKRAEKRLNAWLGDDRLLHTVIQALPNSPTTQMGHQLVGLACDYKDAGVTPDESDPKIQSFLDEFGHRSNVELDVGIANWHEDPSYILNLIHAFMEQDTKALYDKLERRQREAEEAALTITRQVKDEKGKRAANKIQKDCHYIRSLLGLRELPKFDLVRSFALVRSILLEAGDILVQHGVILSREDIAFLNRTDILNPQGSFFDLVAERKAAFEQQKEIKTVPRYMTNTGETMYESTDIAETDDGLTGFPIASGEYTGMVRVIHNPAKATLKDGEILVTHSTDPSWTPLFLRAGGLIMETGGTGSHGGIVAREYGIPAVAGVERISEKLHTGDRVTVNGSTGQVVLLEKAKDEEPINKTI from the coding sequence ATGATCATTCATTTCCATACCCGGGAAGCCGTGAGCCTGAAGGCCGCCGGAGGAAAAGGATTGAATCTCGTCCAGATGACTGCAGCAGGGCTGAACGTGCCTGATGGCTTTATCCTGACAACCGAAGCCTATAACGCATTTATTGAACAGAACGGTCTGGCCAAGGGAATTGCCGAAGCAGTCGAACATGTCCAGGCCGCCGACATGGCCGGACTGGATCAGGCTGCCGAAACCATTCAGCAGTCGATCCAAAAAGCAGACGTTCCTGATGAAATTCGTTCACTGATTATCGAACATTATCATGAACTCCCCCAGCCGCTCGTGGCCGTCCGCTCTTCCGCCACGGCAGAAGACTTGCCCGAAACATCTTTTGCGGGACAGCACGACAGCTTCCTCAATGTAGAAGGTGAAGACGCACTCCTTCAGTCTGTAAAAAACTGTTGGGCTTCCCTTTGGAACGCCCGGGCCATTTCCTACAGAATCAACAACAGGATCCCCCAGTCCTTCCCGTCACTCTCCCTGGCCGTCGTGGTCCAGTGCATGGCAGACGGTGACGCAGCCGGAGTCATGTTCACGGCAAACCCCCTGAATAACCGCCGGGATCAGCTGTTTATCAATGCGTCCTGGGGCATGGGCGAAGCCGTTGTCTCAGGCGCTGTTACACCGGATCAGTTCATCTTGGATAAACAGACCGGCACCGTCGTGTCATCTCGAATTGCCAGGAAAACTGTCCAGATCATCCGGACAGAGAGCGGCAACCGGCAAACCGAAGTCCCTGAAAACCAGCAGACAGTGGCCAGCCTCACTGACATCGAGCTGAAAAAGCTGCATGAACTCGCTGGTGCCGTGTACCGTTATTATCAGGAACCGATGGACACCGAATGGGTACTCGGGCGGGACGGGGACATTCATATCGTCCAGGCGCGCCCCCTCACCGGACTTCATCCCCTGGTGGACGGCAATGATCCCATAGAAGAGGGACTTTGTTTTTACTTTTCATTCACCCGGGTCTCGCAAGGGATCAGTGTCCCTTTCACACCTCTCGGCATCGACGTGCAGAAACTTGAGATGTGGGGCGCTCTGAAGGCACTTGGGGTCAACCCCGGTAAATCACCGAAAGGATTCAAGACCGCCGCCGGCCGGATTTACTGGGACTTCACCGAACTGATCCGTAACCCGAAGCGGGCGAAAAAGATGGCGGACAGCTTTTCGTTAAAGGACCCCGTTGCCGGAAAGGTCATGATGGCGTTCGTCGCACGAAACGAAGCGGAACTGGCGTCGAAAAAAGGCCGCCTCAAGCTCCCGCCCCGGCTTTTTGCAGTGAGTATCCGGATGGCTGTCCGGGTTTTCGGGGCGATGATCAGTCCGGAGAAAGCGGAAACACGGGCAAAGAAGCTGGCTGAGGGTCATCTGAAACGGATGAACAGACAGGCTTTAAAAGCCAAAACCATCCCGGAAAAAATCGCTGTCGTGGATACCATCATGGAAAACGCCATGCGCGTGATTCTTCATCAGTGCGCCTACATGGTGCCCGGGATGCTTGCGGAAAAAAGAGCTGAAAAACGATTGAACGCATGGCTCGGTGATGACCGTCTTCTCCATACCGTTATCCAGGCACTGCCGAACAGTCCCACAACACAGATGGGGCATCAGCTTGTCGGACTGGCCTGTGATTATAAAGATGCCGGGGTGACACCGGACGAATCCGATCCGAAAATCCAGTCGTTTCTGGACGAGTTCGGGCACCGCTCCAATGTGGAACTGGACGTTGGCATTGCCAACTGGCATGAAGACCCAAGCTATATTTTGAATCTGATCCACGCTTTCATGGAGCAAGATACTAAAGCACTGTACGACAAGCTGGAGAGACGCCAGCGGGAAGCGGAGGAAGCTGCATTGACCATTACCAGACAGGTCAAAGACGAGAAGGGCAAACGGGCAGCAAACAAAATCCAGAAAGACTGCCACTACATCCGGAGCCTGCTTGGACTCCGGGAACTGCCGAAATTTGATCTGGTCCGCTCCTTTGCCCTGGTCCGCTCCATCCTCCTGGAAGCAGGGGACATCCTCGTACAACACGGAGTGATCCTGTCGAGAGAAGATATTGCTTTTTTGAATCGAACCGACATTCTGAATCCGCAAGGGTCTTTCTTTGACCTTGTAGCGGAGCGGAAGGCCGCCTTTGAGCAGCAAAAAGAGATCAAAACCGTGCCCCGCTATATGACAAACACTGGAGAGACGATGTATGAGAGCACCGACATCGCCGAGACCGATGACGGACTAACGGGTTTTCCAATCGCTTCCGGGGAATATACCGGTATGGTCCGGGTAATCCACAACCCGGCCAAAGCCACGCTCAAGGACGGGGAAATTCTCGTGACCCACAGCACAGACCCGAGCTGGACACCGCTGTTCCTCCGTGCCGGCGGGCTGATCATGGAGACCGGGGGAACCGGATCCCACGGCGGGATTGTTGCGAGAGAATACGGAATTCCGGCGGTGGCCGGGGTTGAACGGATCAGCGAGAAGCTCCATACCGGTGACAGAGTGACGGTGAACGGGAGTACCGGACAGGTTGTCCTGTTAGAAAAAGCAAAGGACGAAGAACCGATAAACAAGACGATTTAA
- a CDS encoding TetR/AcrR family transcriptional regulator → MAKQSGGRKSLKRIELLDAAEELLIKKGIQSVTVEEIVREAGASKATFYKHFTDKKDIVTHVVERVFHISLSKIENTLQEAKASELTQEMFLDVFDLKHYEQLFQSDFLKELNSIYPDLVRQYNDWVMTKRLPLFRELMRMAKIDGIIRIDIDPDVLIHYTFSVRKAIKELFINQPEVMDQYDLKEFSEQFFDIYLNGILEK, encoded by the coding sequence ATGGCTAAGCAATCAGGCGGGCGGAAATCGCTGAAGCGCATTGAACTTCTCGATGCGGCGGAAGAATTACTCATCAAAAAAGGCATCCAGTCCGTCACGGTGGAAGAGATTGTCCGCGAGGCCGGTGCCAGTAAAGCAACGTTTTATAAGCATTTTACAGATAAAAAGGATATCGTGACCCATGTGGTGGAGAGGGTTTTTCACATTTCACTCTCGAAAATAGAGAACACCCTGCAGGAAGCGAAAGCATCGGAACTCACTCAGGAGATGTTTCTCGATGTGTTTGATCTGAAGCACTATGAGCAACTGTTCCAATCGGACTTTCTGAAGGAATTGAACAGCATCTATCCGGATCTGGTCAGGCAGTACAACGACTGGGTCATGACGAAACGGCTGCCTTTGTTCCGCGAACTCATGCGCATGGCAAAAATCGACGGGATCATTCGCATCGATATCGACCCGGATGTCCTTATTCATTACACCTTTTCAGTAAGAAAAGCCATCAAGGAGCTCTTTATCAACCAGCCTGAAGTGATGGATCAATATGACCTGAAAGAGTTCAGCGAACAATTTTTCGACATCTACCTGAACGGGATTCTAGAGAAATAA
- a CDS encoding sensor domain-containing diguanylate cyclase/phosphohydrolase, which yields MNDVLFSMEEMKSIMMNFPHPFVEVTYQDRHHQLPTVSFVNPAFNGMFHLAERDAKYKPASFLVELNLIEETLLDHALDRVTGTDGPMIQESYCKPLAKWFHVTIFLISENKVGFIFRGASPDIIDKEKLDTFSGSDPRLVEQLKAYYTYDPLIYGVLDKTAELETYFENTLDLLTIVSLEGEILKINGEWEHKSGFTKDELTGQKIIDFIHTEDYEATKEQFQTLYDNQRIDEFVNRLVTKNNETVYLEWRATLLDDSIIAVARDISYRKSLEKELHERNQQYLDLVEQVPGAIYQYQLNPDGHHFFPIASSGIWDIYEVTPEEAQKSADNVLSRVAKSDYEKVAASITHSANTLTVWEDTHRVNLPSRGQRWLRGYAKPEKHEDGKIIWHGYIRDVTELKENERTLQSEREYFKTTLLSISDGVITTDLNGNIIFINHIAELLTGYSKLFIKGKVFSEVIALVEDETETPLTNPVKEVISKEQVYSTGDHSVMVLPDGRKIGIEMTASPLFDVDDYLSGVVVVFRDVTAQRQENKKIRKMTFHDTLTGLYNRLFFEEELKRLDTPRNYPLAFLYMDVNGLKLINDVFGHDSGDELLKRVASVLNAACRHDDIISRVGGDEFIIILPNTQEQDLITIRSRLTESLQNEHIEHMKLSVALGSSLKASPQEVVDHLLEEAEADMYMDKMTKKNQREKEAFESLASYFFETFPDEKRHGEEVERYSEAIARQLNLPAWQINRIQKAARYHDIGKLSLPKELVKRTKEFDDQQWQEFMRHPESGYHILSNISHYKDVADAVLAHHERYDGNGYPRQLKGDEIPIEAQIISLAELYDIMTKEMTDGEKRAIDQVEKALNITRDKQFRADIVDAFMDIIDWNTGEIIASQIKNH from the coding sequence ATGAATGATGTATTGTTTTCCATGGAGGAAATGAAGTCGATAATGATGAATTTTCCTCATCCATTTGTTGAGGTGACATACCAGGATCGCCATCATCAGCTTCCGACAGTCTCCTTCGTGAACCCAGCATTTAACGGGATGTTTCACCTGGCAGAACGTGACGCCAAATACAAACCCGCTTCTTTTCTCGTCGAGTTGAATCTGATTGAAGAAACGCTTCTTGATCATGCGCTTGATCGTGTGACAGGGACAGACGGCCCCATGATTCAGGAGAGCTACTGCAAACCCCTGGCCAAATGGTTCCATGTCACGATCTTTTTGATTTCTGAGAACAAGGTTGGGTTCATATTCCGGGGCGCTTCACCGGATATCATCGATAAGGAGAAGCTGGACACATTTTCTGGCAGTGATCCCCGGCTCGTTGAACAACTGAAAGCCTATTATACATATGATCCGTTAATCTATGGTGTGCTGGACAAAACAGCTGAACTCGAAACGTATTTTGAAAACACCCTGGATCTGTTAACGATCGTTTCTTTGGAAGGGGAAATTTTGAAGATTAACGGTGAATGGGAGCACAAATCAGGTTTTACGAAAGATGAACTGACGGGTCAAAAGATCATCGATTTTATTCATACTGAGGATTATGAAGCGACAAAAGAGCAATTCCAGACGCTTTATGACAATCAACGAATCGATGAATTTGTGAACAGGCTGGTGACGAAAAACAATGAGACCGTTTACCTTGAATGGCGTGCAACGCTTTTGGACGATTCGATTATCGCGGTTGCCCGTGACATCAGTTACCGTAAATCCCTTGAAAAGGAACTCCATGAACGGAATCAGCAATACCTGGATCTGGTTGAACAGGTTCCAGGAGCCATTTATCAATATCAGCTGAATCCCGATGGTCACCACTTTTTCCCGATTGCAAGCTCAGGGATCTGGGATATCTATGAAGTGACGCCCGAAGAAGCACAGAAATCTGCGGACAACGTGCTATCACGGGTGGCAAAATCGGACTATGAGAAGGTCGCGGCATCCATCACCCATTCGGCGAATACCCTGACCGTCTGGGAAGATACGCACCGGGTCAATCTGCCATCGCGGGGACAGCGCTGGCTAAGGGGTTATGCCAAGCCTGAGAAACATGAAGATGGCAAGATTATCTGGCACGGGTATATTCGCGATGTGACCGAACTGAAGGAAAACGAACGAACGCTCCAATCCGAACGGGAGTACTTCAAGACGACGCTTTTATCCATCAGTGACGGGGTCATCACAACCGATCTCAATGGAAATATTATTTTTATCAACCATATTGCCGAGTTATTAACCGGCTATTCTAAGTTATTCATCAAAGGAAAAGTGTTCAGCGAAGTCATTGCTCTCGTGGAAGACGAAACAGAGACGCCGCTTACCAATCCGGTGAAAGAAGTTATTTCCAAAGAGCAGGTGTATTCAACTGGAGATCATTCAGTGATGGTGCTGCCCGATGGCCGGAAAATCGGTATCGAAATGACGGCATCTCCACTTTTTGATGTGGATGACTATTTATCGGGTGTGGTTGTGGTCTTTCGTGATGTGACGGCACAGAGGCAGGAGAATAAAAAAATCCGGAAAATGACGTTTCACGACACGTTAACCGGGCTCTATAACCGTCTGTTTTTCGAGGAGGAACTGAAACGGCTGGATACACCGAGAAACTATCCGCTGGCCTTTTTATATATGGACGTGAACGGGCTGAAGCTCATCAATGATGTCTTTGGGCATGATTCCGGTGATGAGTTATTGAAGAGGGTGGCATCTGTCCTCAATGCAGCATGCCGTCATGATGACATTATTTCACGCGTGGGGGGAGATGAATTTATCATCATCCTGCCGAATACGCAGGAGCAGGACCTGATCACGATCCGCTCCCGGCTCACTGAATCCCTGCAAAACGAACACATTGAGCATATGAAACTGTCCGTTGCCCTGGGGTCATCGTTGAAAGCGAGCCCGCAGGAAGTGGTTGATCACCTCCTGGAAGAAGCCGAGGCGGATATGTATATGGACAAAATGACTAAGAAAAACCAACGTGAAAAAGAAGCATTTGAATCCCTTGCTTCCTACTTTTTCGAAACCTTCCCTGATGAAAAAAGGCACGGGGAAGAGGTTGAGAGGTACAGTGAAGCGATTGCCCGGCAATTGAACCTGCCTGCATGGCAAATCAACCGGATCCAAAAAGCAGCCCGCTATCATGATATCGGGAAATTGTCCTTACCGAAGGAACTGGTTAAAAGGACAAAGGAATTCGATGACCAGCAGTGGCAGGAATTCATGCGGCATCCGGAAAGCGGGTATCATATACTGAGTAATATCAGCCATTACAAAGATGTTGCCGACGCGGTACTGGCGCATCATGAACGTTATGACGGCAACGGTTATCCGAGACAGCTGAAAGGTGATGAGATCCCGATTGAAGCGCAGATCATCAGTCTCGCGGAGCTTTACGATATCATGACCAAAGAGATGACAGACGGTGAAAAACGTGCCATCGATCAGGTTGAAAAGGCGTTAAACATCACACGTGATAAACAGTTCCGAGCGGATATCGTCGATGCGTTCATGGACATCATTGATTGGAATACAGGGGAGATCATTGCATCACAAATTAAAAACCATTGA
- a CDS encoding RNA polymerase sigma factor has protein sequence MKGGVKMTDEELVQAILDGDDEAMKELHGRYVHGIFQYLYIQMNDYHDAQELLQDVMHKAARKLATFKGDSTFKTWLFAIAKYAVIDYYRTRNKKRRSTAVEDSTLEEVAESGESAERTVMRQMETESVMTTISNLPESYRDVLHLRFVEGFSIKETAKVMGKTSMSVKALQKRARAELVDRMGNEVTAYE, from the coding sequence ATGAAAGGCGGGGTGAAGATGACGGATGAAGAACTGGTTCAGGCCATTCTGGATGGCGATGATGAAGCGATGAAAGAGCTGCATGGACGCTATGTCCACGGCATCTTTCAGTATCTGTACATACAAATGAATGATTACCATGATGCCCAGGAGCTGTTGCAGGATGTGATGCATAAAGCAGCGAGGAAACTGGCGACATTCAAAGGGGATTCAACCTTTAAGACATGGCTGTTTGCGATTGCGAAGTACGCCGTGATTGATTACTACCGGACGCGCAATAAGAAAAGGCGTTCCACAGCCGTGGAGGACAGTACCCTGGAAGAAGTCGCGGAATCCGGTGAGTCCGCAGAGCGGACCGTGATGAGGCAAATGGAGACGGAATCGGTCATGACAACCATCAGTAACCTCCCGGAATCCTACCGGGACGTGCTGCATTTACGATTCGTGGAAGGGTTCTCCATTAAAGAGACAGCCAAGGTGATGGGCAAGACGTCGATGTCAGTCAAGGCGTTGCAAAAACGGGCCAGAGCAGAACTGGTCGACCGCATGGGAAATGAGGTGACGGCATATGAGTAA
- the arsM gene encoding arsenite methyltransferase, with product MKADTQRKNVRTRYSSIAKTQGQGCCGGDQQAVTLAKTMGYQDADLSAGGSANLGLGCGNPTAIANLQEGERVLDLGSGAGFDAFLARQKVGEAGKVIGVDMTHDMIEKARGHAREQGYTNVSFRLGEIEHLPLADQEVDVIISNCVINLSPEKDKVMQEAFRVLRPGGRIHFADIVRLTGTVPEDAWKDPNVSDCTIGAERVEHLEEILMEAGFKDIRITKSDTSDDLLNAWDDNEHGKKEIVSAVIEAVKA from the coding sequence ATGAAGGCAGATACGCAACGGAAAAACGTGCGAACGCGTTACAGCAGCATCGCGAAAACACAAGGTCAGGGGTGCTGCGGAGGTGACCAGCAGGCGGTGACACTGGCCAAAACGATGGGGTATCAGGACGCGGACCTGTCGGCAGGCGGGAGCGCAAATCTCGGGCTTGGGTGCGGAAACCCCACAGCCATCGCCAACCTTCAAGAAGGTGAAAGGGTCCTGGATCTCGGCAGCGGAGCAGGGTTTGACGCCTTTCTTGCGAGACAAAAAGTCGGTGAAGCAGGCAAGGTGATTGGCGTGGACATGACCCATGACATGATCGAGAAGGCGAGAGGACATGCCCGTGAACAAGGATATACGAATGTGTCTTTCCGGTTGGGTGAAATCGAACATCTTCCTCTGGCTGACCAGGAAGTGGACGTGATCATCTCCAACTGCGTCATCAATCTCTCCCCGGAAAAGGACAAAGTGATGCAGGAAGCCTTCCGGGTACTCAGACCAGGGGGACGGATCCACTTTGCGGACATTGTCAGACTCACCGGAACCGTGCCGGAAGATGCCTGGAAGGATCCGAACGTCAGTGACTGCACCATTGGGGCTGAAAGGGTGGAACATCTCGAAGAAATCCTGATGGAGGCGGGCTTCAAGGACATTCGCATCACCAAATCAGACACCAGCGATGACCTTTTGAACGCATGGGATGACAATGAACATGGCAAAAAAGAGATCGTGTCTGCTGTGATTGAAGCCGTGAAAGCGTAA
- a CDS encoding sigma-70 family RNA polymerase sigma factor has translation MAAELDRMVETFEQELRGFVFKKVANPHDAEDVLQHVWLKALQQQDKIADVAHVRGWLYQIARHTVTDYYRKKRMEVPREHVQDEPGPVTFEEADNENLGCASYIQRELQKLPEKYQLPFSLYVEKGWKHKQISTHLDLSLSGSKTRVQRAKRQLKDILLNCCDVEVDAYGNVIRYEKKRVCCA, from the coding sequence ATGGCAGCTGAACTGGACCGGATGGTGGAGACGTTTGAACAGGAACTGAGGGGGTTTGTTTTCAAGAAGGTAGCGAATCCCCATGACGCAGAAGATGTCCTGCAGCACGTCTGGCTGAAGGCTCTGCAACAGCAGGACAAGATCGCGGACGTGGCCCATGTACGGGGGTGGCTCTACCAGATTGCAAGGCACACGGTGACGGATTATTACCGGAAAAAACGGATGGAAGTGCCCCGTGAACACGTCCAGGATGAACCGGGTCCTGTCACCTTTGAAGAGGCGGACAACGAGAACCTGGGCTGCGCTTCGTATATACAGAGAGAGCTTCAAAAGCTGCCTGAAAAGTATCAGTTGCCGTTCAGTCTGTATGTGGAGAAAGGATGGAAGCACAAGCAGATCTCGACGCATCTGGATCTTTCCCTGTCGGGCTCCAAAACACGGGTGCAACGGGCAAAAAGGCAGCTCAAGGATATCTTGCTGAATTGCTGCGATGTGGAAGTGGATGCTTATGGTAACGTCATCCGCTATGAGAAAAAACGTGTCTGCTGTGCGTAA
- a CDS encoding prevent-host-death protein, translating to MGINIRPSADLRNHDHDISKQCKETSDAVIITVNERGDTAVLDNQMKSELALLRTLADAEDDVKHDRTGLMQHSFDELRNSLFKRSND from the coding sequence ATGGGGATAAATATCAGGCCATCAGCGGATTTAAGAAATCATGATCATGATATTTCCAAACAGTGCAAGGAAACAAGTGATGCAGTCATTATCACCGTAAATGAGCGTGGAGATACAGCCGTTCTTGATAATCAAATGAAGTCAGAATTGGCATTGCTTCGGACGCTGGCGGATGCAGAAGATGATGTCAAACACGATCGAACGGGATTGATGCAGCATTCTTTTGATGAGTTGAGGAATTCATTGTTTAAAAGGAGTAATGATTAA
- a CDS encoding ABC transporter permease subunit yields the protein MLTLFKNEWIKLWNKKQTWIFTILILAITIGVSLIFQSFVLDTASENDGTWEQGLQEEIVMYEGILADEDSEEWQVENAEMNIQQNEELLAAGVNPNEANNMIFLHESFPIIASFITLFSVIVASSIVSAEIDHGTMKHLLVRPFARWKHLAAKLLTVCGFSLTLIVTLVLMNLLMGTLLFGTGSFSSQISVNHFEAAPYMSSVDQILPAQIGLYFINVIMFIIISFSVSILFKSQTLAVGIGIFILFGTNIAQTFNVLFADSSWYQFVILPHLTLPEYAVRDEIIPGVGLMFSILILTLYAAVFIIASFTYFQKKDFAE from the coding sequence ATGCTGACATTGTTTAAAAATGAATGGATTAAGCTGTGGAATAAAAAGCAGACGTGGATCTTCACCATACTCATTTTAGCCATTACAATCGGCGTCTCACTGATTTTCCAGTCTTTTGTCCTGGATACGGCTTCAGAAAATGACGGGACCTGGGAGCAGGGACTGCAAGAAGAAATCGTCATGTATGAAGGCATTCTTGCAGATGAAGATTCAGAAGAGTGGCAAGTGGAAAATGCCGAAATGAACATTCAGCAGAATGAAGAATTGCTTGCTGCCGGAGTGAATCCAAATGAAGCCAACAATATGATTTTCCTGCATGAGAGTTTTCCAATCATTGCTTCGTTTATCACGCTGTTTTCTGTCATTGTAGCGAGTTCGATTGTCTCTGCTGAAATCGATCATGGGACGATGAAACATCTTCTTGTCAGGCCTTTTGCCCGTTGGAAGCATTTAGCGGCTAAGTTGCTGACGGTTTGTGGATTTTCACTGACTTTGATTGTGACTCTAGTACTGATGAACTTGCTAATGGGTACCCTATTATTCGGAACAGGCAGCTTCAGTTCGCAGATATCAGTGAATCATTTTGAGGCAGCGCCTTATATGTCCAGTGTGGACCAGATCTTGCCTGCACAAATCGGCCTTTATTTCATCAATGTCATCATGTTTATCATTATCTCTTTCTCGGTTTCAATTTTATTCAAGAGTCAGACGCTGGCAGTGGGGATTGGTATTTTCATTTTGTTTGGAACCAACATCGCTCAGACATTCAATGTCCTGTTTGCGGATTCAAGCTGGTACCAGTTTGTGATCTTGCCTCACCTGACATTACCTGAGTACGCTGTCCGTGATGAGATTATTCCGGGTGTGGGTCTGATGTTTTCGATTCTCATACTGACCTTATATGCCGCTGTATTTATCATCGCCAGCTTTACGTATTTTCAAAAAAAGGATTTTGCGGAGTAA
- a CDS encoding ABC transporter ATP-binding protein, translated as MSEIVLDIQSLTKTVHKQKNIVEDVSFQVKKGEILGLLGPNGAGKTTTIRMIVGLIKKTKGTVLINGHDMNQDSHVCKEQIGAIVENPSFYDYMSGWKNLQQHARMASNPVSNERIEEIVRLVQLEHAIDEKVKKYSLGMKQRLGVAQALLHQPSLLILDEPTNGLDPKGIRELRDYLRELTKAGISTLVSSHLLSEMQLMCDRVVIMEKGRLIDETVIGDLNEADESAAHVVAVQCGIGQQTLAKELIETIPGVELLELEGDRTLLLQMQEDKIPFMNKLFVDAEVDVFAIEKKKTSLEEKFLSLTARENAEDTQEVQ; from the coding sequence ATGAGCGAAATAGTATTGGACATTCAGTCACTCACGAAAACGGTACATAAGCAAAAAAACATTGTAGAAGATGTATCTTTTCAAGTCAAAAAAGGTGAAATTCTAGGGCTTCTTGGCCCAAATGGCGCCGGGAAAACAACAACGATCCGTATGATTGTCGGATTGATCAAAAAAACGAAAGGGACTGTTTTGATCAATGGTCATGACATGAATCAGGATAGCCATGTTTGCAAAGAGCAGATTGGCGCGATCGTGGAAAACCCTTCATTTTATGATTATATGAGCGGATGGAAAAACCTGCAGCAACATGCCCGAATGGCTTCAAATCCGGTCAGCAATGAAAGAATCGAGGAGATTGTCCGGCTGGTGCAGCTTGAGCATGCGATTGACGAAAAGGTGAAAAAATACAGTCTGGGCATGAAACAACGACTCGGTGTGGCGCAGGCGTTGCTTCATCAGCCATCACTCTTGATTCTGGATGAACCGACAAATGGTCTGGATCCGAAAGGCATTCGTGAATTAAGAGATTATTTACGTGAACTGACAAAGGCGGGGATTTCCACGCTCGTTTCTTCCCATCTGCTCTCCGAGATGCAGTTGATGTGTGACCGGGTCGTGATTATGGAAAAAGGTCGTCTCATTGATGAAACCGTGATTGGTGACTTGAATGAAGCAGACGAATCCGCAGCTCATGTTGTTGCGGTGCAGTGCGGTATCGGGCAACAAACACTGGCCAAAGAACTCATCGAAACGATACCGGGTGTGGAACTCCTGGAATTGGAAGGGGACCGAACGCTCCTGCTTCAAATGCAGGAAGACAAGATCCCATTTATGAACAAGCTTTTTGTCGATGCGGAAGTTGATGTGTTCGCCATTGAGAAAAAGAAAACGTCATTGGAAGAGAAGTTCCTGTCCCTGACCGCAAGAGAAAACGCCGAAGACACCCAGGAGGTGCAGTAA
- a CDS encoding helix-turn-helix domain-containing protein yields MKDLSRIEDISLEVPELDQQISGLGSVFGEIIFSHRMEKKLTQKELAHKSGLGVKTIYRAEGGSSNIGIVTYETIFKALDIEVSDYADLFHRSLLALEKKDDVMHTSK; encoded by the coding sequence ATGAAAGATTTATCGAGAATTGAGGATATTTCCTTGGAAGTTCCTGAGCTTGATCAGCAAATTTCAGGGCTCGGCTCAGTATTTGGAGAAATAATATTTTCACATCGAATGGAAAAAAAATTGACGCAAAAAGAGTTGGCTCATAAATCCGGATTAGGTGTAAAAACGATATACAGAGCTGAGGGAGGATCGAGCAACATCGGCATCGTCACGTATGAAACGATCTTTAAGGCGCTGGATATTGAGGTGTCGGATTATGCAGATCTCTTTCATCGATCTTTATTGGCATTGGAAAAGAAAGACGATGTTATGCATACTTCAAAGTAA